A single window of Neurospora crassa OR74A linkage group VII, whole genome shotgun sequence DNA harbors:
- a CDS encoding RING finger domain-containing protein, with product MEATDEALDIQAQVLQTTLQEITATRRASAANVEKDGEGVDDDDDEVAEADDCCVICLDSISEPCTAMPCAHSHFDFVCLVSWLQEHPNCPLCKAAIYKVRYVDSTSNESFYRVPNAPRPRNTNENNGNGDQSGNPALSNLLRQRRNDQRRRRDRDANTHSTPTPGEAIERRRHIYRHQLYSLHVGSNRISGYKPTPTPDQFATTPHLTTRARLWIRRELQVFAFLSDPEPTAGPSGSTSNASERELTRRRNNAEFLLEYIIAILKTVDIQGSAGQAEDMLADFLGRDHARLFLHELRSWLRSPAHSLVAWDKEVKYPHASSTGEASRKRKAQNSLDVDDEGEDNIRRHASGSERSQTPRWPERNTHHRQTGHERIWRRRDFGRSPRRDGNSESNRQGSG from the exons ATGGAAGCAACTGACGAGGCTCTCGACATCCAGGCCCAAGTTCTGCAAACAACCCTCCAGGAGATCACAGCGACGCGACGGGCGAGTGCCGCCAACGTTGAGAAAGATGGCGAGGgcgtggatgatgatgatgatgaggtagCCGAGGCAGACGACTGCTGTGTCATCTGTCTTGATTCCATCTCAGAACCTTGCACTGCTATGCCATGTGCTCATTCCCACTTTGACTTTGTATGTCTTGTGAGCTG GCTTCAAGAACATCCAAACTGCCCACTATGCAAGGCCGCCATCTACAAGGTCCGATATGTCGACTCGACCTCCAACGAGAGCTTCTATCGAGTACCTAATGCCCCGAGGCCGCGCAATACAAATGAGAACAATGGGAACGGGGACCAGTCGGGGAACCCGGCACTATCAAACCTCCTTCGGCAACGCCGTAACGACCAgcgccgacgacgagatcGCGACGCTAATACTCATAGTACACCCACCCCAGGGGAAGCTATAGAACGTCGCAGACACATATATCGGCAccaattatattctttac ACGTTGGCTCAAACCGCATTTCCGGATACAAACCAACCCCAACGCCTGATCAGTTTGCCACTACACCACACCTAACAACCCGTGCCCGTCTCTGGATACGACGCGAGCTACAAGTGTTCGCCTTTCTCTCCGACCCCGAACCAACTGCTGGCCCCAGTGGCAGTACGAGTAATGCCTCCGAACGCGAACTGACCCGCCGCCGAAACAACGCTGAATTTCTCCTCGAGTATATCATAGCCATCCTCAAAACGGTCGACATACAGGGCAGCGCCGGCCAGGCAGAAGATATGCTGGCTGATTTTCTAGGACGAGATCACGCACGCTTGTTTTTGCATGAACTGAGGAGCTGGCTGAGGAGTCCGGCACACTCGCTTGTGGCGTGGGATAAGGAAGTTAAATACCCTCATGCTTCAAGCACAGGTGAAGCCAGCAGAAAGCGGAAGGCGCAAAATTCTTTAGATGTGGATGATGAAGGGGAAGATAACATTAGGCGACATGCATCTGGATCCGAGAGGAGTCAGACCCCAAGATGGCCAGAACGCAACACTCACCATCGGCAAACCGGCCATGAAAGGATATGGAGGCGCAGAGACTTTGGCAGGAGTCCTAGACGGGATGGTAACTCGGAAAGCAACCGCCAAGGGTCAGGCTGA
- the stk-19 gene encoding protein kinase domain-containing protein, which produces MQTAKGKAEALGRKAKLASSYQELLDEFSSKDLRSVGNYTLGRLIGKGSFGKVYLATHKLTNGSKVVLKSANKDDTNLAREIHHHRQFVHPHIARLYEVVVTENLVWMVLEYCPGDELYNYLLQHGKLPVDKVQRIFAQLVGAVCYVHRQSCVHRDLKLENILLDKHENVKLCDFGFTREYEGSAKYLQTFCGTICYSAPEMLKGEKYAGEKVDVWSLGVILFALLCGELPFDDDDEQVTRRKILGEEPVYPDTLPEDALSLLKTLLSKRPLIRPSLPDILAHPFLAEYAPQQQEILKLEHPPPFSTPLEKETLHRMRSAGVDTEAVMESVIAQKCDALAGWWTLLIEKEERKAARRERKRREKEENRNSRRFSQASSRLNALATVEESQYAPFGEHSQRPRGRSESRRSGHYPALLIPDMPNLADYPRSATDTRSPIEGDMPPPPLDKDSIRGRSTSSSRHRKPIPPPKEGILRSARSRGSTLHLVTTSEVLDLNGSLQLPDDQNQVKKRPSKTKIFWKNWTHWLFESTRRHKNSQKRASQSTPNLADKAAVQSVKDGKSKDGDIQRPQTSKYPAASSPITSGTAGLPKGVVANGYANKASPALSAGSAPFKNSNGCVGLSSSLPSSLPPVPRTYTSGSHKRQSLSPSPVTPRSTMRRASGTAGLRGRKSTSSSVSSIRSMHPTHHHTHSKASSTSSNNSVSTSVSKSALQASRSPHHSVKVLPATPTTVGFPSNIRYVRDRTGPPLGIGSIGGPSLFANSPNDYGSSDDGRLNAAFLGNGGGGRGGLSALNTNTQYYHMPPAPGSPNPFASVNSGGYFAPRAPGNGSPVVGPGGHGGVMFAKRKKNIFKGPVLNFGGSSAGASSRQREERSNSGASGSASASHSRSASASGMGRRSGEITIQEEEEPGEEEEEEQNAHGGGGYTGGGGGGYHNSHWGGSRTGAGWGGLGMAGMEEEEEVEEVDSFSPIITGPGEIVEERIIEDGEEEEEDDDAQESADEGTITDQRSRRSRPRSQDYDEEEEGMDVAGDARRHSNSNSNSNSNPIQTPTRPSAHGVEEEEEEEDHVDVGEEFKGLGYDVGVAITTAPHRLSADGPPLSSSTVRAVPEQQQKRGHRRGWSNGTSSSGGGGSNNNGEGSSGKVSR; this is translated from the exons ATGCAGACGGCAAAAGGGAAGGCCGAGGCGCTTGGACGGAAAGCCaag CTTGCGAGTTCATATCAGGAGTTGCTCGA CGAGTTCTCGAGCAAAGACCTTCGATCGGTTGGAAACTATACCCTCGGACGACTAATTGGCAAAGGATCCTTCGGCAAGGTCTACTTGGCCACCCACAAACTTACCAATGGCTCCAAG GTCGTGCTCAAGTCAGCCAACAAGGATGACACCAACCTCGCTCGCGaaatccatcatcatcgccagtTCGTCCACCCGCACATCGCCCGACTATACGAGGTGGTCGTAACGGAGAACTTGGTATGGATGGTGCTAGAATACTGTCCAG GCGACGAGTTGTACAATTACCTCCTTCAACATGGCAAGCTACCGGTCGATAAGGTGCAGAGGATCTTTGCGCAACTGGTGGGCGCCGTGTGCTACGTCCATCGGCAATCTTGTGTCCATCGAGATCTGAAACTGGAAAACATCCTCCTCGACAAACACGAGAACGTCAAGCTATGCGACTTTGGTTTCACACGCGAATATGAGGGCAGTGCCAAGTATCTGCAGACGTTTTGCGGTACCATCTGTTACTCGGCTCCGGAAATGCTAAAGGGCGAAAAGTATGCGGGCGAAAAGGTGGATGTTTGGAGTTTGGGGGTTATTCTCTTTGCCCTTCTCTGCGGCGAGCTTCcctttgacgatgatgacgagcaAGTTACCCGGCGAAAGATTCTTGGCGAAGAACCAGTTTACCCCGATACCCTTCCGGAAGATGCGCTCTCTCTTCTAAAGACACTACTATCCAAACGACCGCTGATACGACCGTCCCTACCCGATATCCTCGCCCACCCCTTCCTCGCCGAATATGCGCCACAGCAACAAGAGATTCTGAAACTCGAGCATCCACCGCCATTCTCGACGCCGTTGGAGAAAGAGACGTTGCATCGGATGCGAAGCGCTGGGGTTGATACGGAGGCGGTGATGGAGAGCGTCATAGCCCAGAAGTGTGACGCCCTTGCTGGCTGGTGGACGCTACTgatcgagaaggaggaacgGAAAGCGGCGAGAAGGGAACGAAAGCGcagggaaaaggaggagaaccGAAACTCGAGACGCTTCTCTCAGGCTTCCAGTCGACTCAATGCTTTGGCTACTGTAGAAGAGTCACAGTATGCCCCGTTCGGAGAGCACTCGCAGAGACCACGAGGGCGGAGCGAGAGCAGGAGAAGCGGGCACTACCCGGCTTTGCTCATCCCGGATATGCCCAACTTAGCCGACTATCCCAGAAGCGCAACTGATACCCGCAGTCCGATAGAAGGCGATATGCCACCTCCGCCGCTGGATAAGGACTCAATTAGGGGTAGATCTACCAGCTCCTCGCGGCACAGGAAGCCGATTCCTCCGCCCAAGGAGGGTATTTTGAGGAGTGCACGATCGAGAGGCTCAACTCTTCATTTGGTCACTACGAGTGAAGTTCTGGACTTGAACGGAAGCCTACAGCTGCCTGATGACCAGAACCaggtgaagaagaggccGTCTAAGACCAAGATATTCTGGAAGAACTGGACACATTGGCTCTTTGAGAGTACACGGCGGCATAAGAACTCACAGAAGCGCGCCAGCCAATCGACCCCCAACCTGGCGGATAAGGCCGCCGTGCAGAGTGTGAAGGATGGCAAATCCAAGGATGGGGACATTCAACGGCCGCAGACGAGTAAGTATCCAGCGGCGAGCTCTCCGATCACATCGGGTACGGCTGGCCTACCTAAGGGTGTAGTAGCCAACGGCTACGCCAACAAAGCGTCACCGGCGCTCTCCGCAGGCTCTGCACCGTTCAAGAACAGTAACGGCTGTGTCGGCCTTTCGAGTTCGCTACCGTCCTCTTTGCCACCAGTTCCACGCACATACACGTCAGGCTCCCACAAGCGACAGTCCCTATCGCCATCACCCGTAACACCGCGCTCCACCATGCGGCGAGCGTCTGGTACCGCGGGCCTTCGTGGCAGGAAGtccacctcttcctcggTCTCTTCCATCCGTTCAATGCaccccacccaccaccataCCCACAGCAAAGCCAgttccacctcttccaacAATTCCGTTTCTACATCGGTCTCGAAATCTGCCTTACAAGCCAGCCGCAGTCCGCACCACTCCGTCAAGGTCCTCCCCGCCACGCCAACAACCGTCGGCTTCCCAAGCAACATCCGCTACGTCCGCGACCGCACCGGCCCGCCCCTAGGCATTGGCAGCATCGGAGGCCCCAGTCTCTTTGCCAACTCGCCCAATGACTACGGCTCTTCCGATGACGGCCGCCTCAACGCCGCCTTCCTCGGcaatggcggcggtggcagAGGCGGTCTCTCCGCCCTCAACACCAATACGCAGTACTACCACATGCCGCCCGCCCCTGGCTCGCCCAATCCCTTTGCCTCGGTCAACTCGGGTGGCTATTTTGCTCCCAGGGCACCGGGCAACGGATCGCCCGTGGTTGGACCCGGTGGCCATGGCGGCGTCATGTTCGccaagagaaagaagaatatcTTCAAGGGCCCGGTGCTCAACTTTGGCGGCAGTTCCGCTGGTGCTAGCAGTAGGcagagagaggaaaggagTAATAGCGGTGCGTCTGGGTCAGCTTCGGCAAGTCATTCCAGGAGTGCGAGCGCTAGTGGTATGGGACGGAGGAGTGGGGAGATTACGAttcaggaggaggaggagcctggggaggaagaggaagaagaacagaATGCACATGGTGGCGGTGGATATactggcggtggtggtggtggttatcACAATAGCCACTGGGGCGGAAGCAGGACGGGCGCAGGTTGGGGAGGACTAGGGATGGCGGgcatggaagaggaagaggaggtggaagaggtggataGCTTTAGTCCCATTATTACCGGGCCAGGTGAAAttgtggaggagaggatcattgaggatggggaggaagaggaagaagatgatgacgccCAGGAGAGTGCGGACGAAGGGACGATTACTGATCAGAGATCGAGAAGGTCGAGACCTAGGTCGCAGGATtatgacgaggaagaagagggaatgGATGTCGCAGGTGACGCAAGGCGGCACTCGAACTCGAACTCGAACTCGAACTCGAACCCGATTCAGACTCCAACGAGGCCGAGCGCTCAcggggtggaagaagaagaagaagaggaagatcaTGTCGATGTCGGTGAAGAGTTCAAAGGGCTTGGGTACGATGTCGGGGTCGCGATAACTACGGCACCCCACAGGCTGAGCGCCGACGGGCCTCCGCTTTCGTCATCGACTGTTCGGGCCGTCccagaacaacaacagaaacGCGGGCACAGAAGGGGATGGAGTAATGGGACTAGTAGCAGCGGTGGCGGTGGAAGTAATAACAATGGGGAAGGGAGTAGTGGTAAGGTTAGCAGATGA
- a CDS encoding DNA replication regulator sld-2, translating into MMDEQRKAEYESQSLQLRAELKQFEAEWAQKNDGKKPSREAIKQNPDIAQKYKQYNKLRDILSGKIPPPTKSNNQDPSQRKRKQPETSLPSASTPSKRNRSAATPKSQHYSAVHEAITPDVARKLFSPAVPSSIGPTPQKDGRVLGLFDLISHTPSKSTDETKPRASGFTATPSNRRHALDLENDKDDDDHDEKDGKEFITPSIPRHRNLDRTPSSGRNRNLLDSFLGVRATKTSTPLNKNTGNSPSKNNLTKTPSGERSVSKLQFATPAFLRRTSAPLPPVDENGEWLDIEPLKLPRKPFSIAKGKGLSSVVASLRKMEEEKLDEELDMLREMEAMEQGGMGPPPPKQTVASTSEDTEKKKQVTDPAGAEVVPEEENSFEEDEAALIEVEASFLESPSSKRKKERRPVLLSGFDDENFYDSQDEEDLSKEGLDRNGQPLRVFKKKGQKRTTRKVNMRPTRTKRPSAPIAEEEDDGEEEHNDVIPETQFDATKNLDGDDHHTLDSLSSGGSGSEFDDGSEGEDEEAETSTTKAAKAAAKKKAPSAKEKTKKDATTETKKKKGTKEGGDEEPAKKPRMVKATANANFKRLKLKNNGAKGGPAHNSRFRRRR; encoded by the exons ATGATGGATGAACAGCGAAAAGCCGAATATGAAAGCCAGAGTCTACAGTTGCGTGCAGAACTGAAGCAATTCGAGGCAGAATGGGCCCAAAAGAACGACGGCAAGAAGCCGTCCCGTGAAGCCATCAAACAGAATCCGGATATTG CCCAGAAATACAAGCAGTATAACAAACTTCGCGACATACTCTCCGGAAAGATCCCTCCTCCCACCAAAAGCAACAACCAAGACCCGAGCCAACGCAAGCGCAAGCAACCAGAGACATCCCTCCCATCCGCCTCGACTCCCTCCAAACGCAACAGGTCTGCCGCTACCCCCAAATCACAACACTATTCTGCCGTACATGAAGCCATCACGCCAGATGTAGCACGGAAACTCTTCAGTCCCGCCGTTCCATCTTCGATTGGGCCTACCCCCCAAAAAGATGGCCGTGTTCTCGGTCTTTTTGATCTTATATCCCATACCCCGTCCAAATCGACAGATGAAACCAAACCACGAGCATCCGGATTTACAGCTACGCCAAGTAACCGCCGCCATGCCCTCGACCTCGAGAACGacaaggatgatgatgatcatgaCGAGAAGGACGGCAAGGAATTCATAACCCCCAGCATCCCGCGACACCGTAACCTCGACAGAACCCCATCCTCCGGGCGCAATCGCAACCTCCTCGATAGCTTCCTCGGAGTCCGTGCTACCAAGACATCCACACCACTAAACAAGAACACTGGGAACTCACCCTCGAAAAACAACCTCACCAAGACACCATCCGGCGAGCGGTCGGTGTCCAAGCTGCAGTTTGCCACACCCGCTTTCTTGCGTCGTACATCTGCGCCGCTACCACCCGTGGACGAAAATGGAGAGTGGTTGGACATTGAGCCCTTGAAGCTCCCACGAAAACCGTTCAGCATagcaaaagggaaagggcTTAGCAGCGTGGTGGCCAGCCTacggaagatggaagaagaaaagctgGATGAGGAGCTGGATATGTTGAGGGAAATGGAGGCGATGGAACAGGGCGGAATGggtcctccaccaccaaagcAGACGGTTGCATCGACAAGTGAAGATacagagaagaagaagcaagtAACAGACCCTGCGGGGGCAGAGGTTGTACCAGAAGAGGAGAACAGtttcgaggaggacgaggcaGCTCTAATTGAAGTTGAAGCGAGCTTCCTCgaatcaccatcatcaaagaggaagaaagagaggcgACCGGTTCTACTGAGCGGCTTCGATGATGAAAATTTCTACGACAGtcaagatgaggaggacctGAGCAAGGAGGGATTGGATCGCAATGGGCAGCCACTACGAGtgttcaagaagaagggacaaAAGAGGACGACCAGGAAGGTCAACATGCGACCGACAAGGACAAAACGACCTAGTGCACCAattgccgaggaagaggatgacggTGAGGAAGAACACAACGACGTGATACCGGAAACTCAGTTCGACGCGACCAAGAACCTGGATGGAGATGATCACCACACTCTGGATTCGTTGTCGTCCGGCGGATCAGGATCGGAATTTGATGATGGGTCAGAaggtgaagatgaagaagcggAGACGAGCACTACAAAGGCTGCAAAGGCTGCCGCAAAGAAAAAGGCGCCGTCGGCAAAGGAAAAGACAAAGAAGGATGCGACTACAgagaccaagaagaaaaagggaacgaaagaaggtggtgatgaagaaCCAGCCAAGAAGCCGCGCATGGTCAAGGCTACAGCAAATGCGAACTTCAAGAGGTTGAAGCTGAAGAATAACGGGGCAAAGGGAGGGCCAGCTCATAACAGCCGGttcaggaggaggaggtag
- a CDS encoding C2 domain-containing protein, whose translation MALPSAAAEHHLEQPTYDDPPEDSSREQSQNEPQKNDDNPPGGFDPTPLPDAPPGYTIKITFHKAINLPVADIQTVSADPYIHATLTADVPKRHPEDPPLTRRTRTIHHSLEPVWEEDWIVANVPTTGFELKCRLYDEDWPDHDDRLGNVTIKVDHLDEDWPGFGLDGKFFEVRKRSGSKRAYFHKGIEALMNGLKWTTPQIHISVNVLGLSDPPHAQMCTLGPTYWVKHFSPMIGRLTGTTAGSDSDDSSNMPQKYDFQANEIQLAGPVPPKLYHRYVEFRPIIGKMFSQKGFRGHILNKVLHKQHRRIYNFDSSTQYGIFAERSREASVQFLKMAHYAEGGRIFTYVLTLDGLLRFTETGKEFGIDLLSKHTMHSDVATYIACSGEFFIRRISKRHRHHHHPHNTDSLSHHFNDQESGNGESHTCENGFDHETHDHPSASSETSRDPEDYELIIDNDSGTYRPDKCVLPDLQAFLQSQFPGLHIRALDCGDEEHQKAKKEQLAIKKKEGTKVRMVLNRSPSSSSFSSDDESRLGDLDAMDDDTPRYKSKKERVFEMVEDPSTWRDWVPGVNSGGHGQAQHASGNGEGRAE comes from the exons ATGGCTCTCCCCTCTGCCGCAGCAGAGCACCACCTGGAGCAACCCACGTATGATGATCCTCCCGAGGACAGTTCACGCGAGCAAAGTCAAAATGAACCTCAAAAAAATGACGACAACCCTCCAGGTGGATTCGATCCTACTCCGCTCCCCGACGCTCCTCCCGGCTATACCATCAAAATCACCTTCCACAAGGCCATCAACCTCCCAGTGGCCGATATCCAGACAGTATCCGCCGATCCATACATCCACGCCACACTGACTGCTGATGTCCCCAAGCGACACCCAGAAGACCCTCCACTCACGCGCAGGACACGGACTATACATCATAGTCTGGAGCCGGTATGGGAGGAAGACTGGATTGTTGCCAATGTGCCAACCACAGGATTCGAGCTTAAATGCCGCCTATACGACGAGGACTGGCCAGACCATGATGACCGACTGGGCAATGTTACCATCAAGGTAGATCACCTGGACGAGGACTGGCCAGGGTTCGGACTGGATGGCAAGTTCTTCGAAGTCAGGAAGCGTTCAGGCAGCAAACGGGCCTATTTCCACAAGGGCATCGAGGCCCTCATGAATGGACTGAAATGGACAACACCTCAGATACACATCAGCGTTAACGTCCTCGGCCTGTCGGATCCGCCTCATGCCCAGATGTGCACTCTGGGTCCTACCTATTGGGTCAAGCACTTCAGTCCCATGATCGGGCGGCTGACAGGTACGACAGCCGGGTCAGACAGCGATGACAGCAGCAATATGCCACAAAAATACGA TTTCCAAGCCAACGAAATCCAACTTGCTGGGCCAGTTCCTCCCAAACTATACCACCGCTATGTCGAGTTCCGACCCATTATCGGCAAGATGTTTTCGCAAAAAGGTTTCAGGGGTCACATCCTGAACAAAGTTCTTCACAAGCAACACAGGCGAATCTACAATTTCGACTCTAGTACCCAATACGGGATATTTGCAGAACGCAGCAGGGAGGCTTCTGTACAGTTTCTCAAGATGGCGCATTATGCGGAAGGAGGTCGCATCTTCACCTACGTGCTCACCTTGGACGGCTTGCTGCGCTTCACCGAGACAGGCAAGGAATTCGGTATTGATCTACTGAGCAAGCACACTATGCACTCGGACGTGGCGACCTACATTGCCTGCTCGGGCGAGTTCTTCATCAGACGTATCTCCAAGCGCCACaggcaccatcatcaccctcaCAACACGGACTCTTTAAGCCACCATTTCAACGACCAGGAAAGCGGCAATGGCGAAAGCCACACGTGCGAGAACGGGTTCGACCACGAGACACACGATCACCCAAGCGCATCATCCGAAACCTCTCGCGACCCGGAGGACTACGAGCTCATCATCGACAACGACAGCGGCACCTACCGCCCAGACAAGTGCGTCTTGCCTGACCTGCAGGCGTTCCTGCAGTCGCAGTTCCCGGGTCTGCACATCCGGGCGCTGGACTGCGGCGACGAGGAGCAccagaaggccaagaaggagcagctggcgatcaagaagaaggagggtacCAAGGTCCGCATGGTGCTGAACCGCAGCCCGAGCTCGAGCAGCTTCAGCTCGGATGACGAGAGTCGCCTGGGAGATTTGGATGCGATGGATGATGATACGCCGAGGTACAAGAGTAAGAAAGAGAGGGTGTTTGAAATGGTGGAGGATCCGAGCACGTGGAGGGACTGGGTTCCAGGTGTGAACAGCGGCGGGCACGGGCAGGCTCAGCACGCGAGTGGAAATGGTGAAGGGAGAGCGGAGTGA